Proteins co-encoded in one Armatimonadota bacterium genomic window:
- a CDS encoding plastocyanin/azurin family copper-binding protein: MTSPQRARWLAIVVLTLVAGALLLAPRWVPQVGPVTSRWWRAWLPARGAEITVEVTDNRFLPATLRIPAGATVTWINRGTLMHTTTGIDAGWDGVLAVGQRFSFTFTRAGTYRYLCRPHVLNGMLGTIEVH, from the coding sequence ATGACCTCCCCGCAGCGCGCCCGGTGGCTGGCCATCGTCGTGCTGACGCTGGTCGCCGGCGCGCTGCTGTTGGCCCCGCGGTGGGTGCCCCAGGTCGGCCCGGTCACCTCACGTTGGTGGCGCGCGTGGCTGCCGGCGCGGGGCGCGGAGATCACCGTAGAGGTGACCGACAACCGGTTCCTGCCGGCGACGCTGCGCATCCCGGCCGGGGCCACGGTCACCTGGATCAACCGCGGAACCCTCATGCACACCACCACCGGCATCGACGCGGGGTGGGACGGCGTGCTGGCCGTCGGCCAGCGGTTCTCGTTCACGTTCACGCGCGCCGGGACCTACCGGTACCTCTGCCGCCCGCACGTGCTCAACGGGATGCTGGGGACCATCGAGGTGCACTGA